The Danio rerio strain Tuebingen ecotype United States chromosome 1, GRCz12tu, whole genome shotgun sequence genome includes a region encoding these proteins:
- the LOC110439930 gene encoding B-cell receptor CD22-like, which yields MLMNVGETGVAMVMLIRMAPLPLIFLFAVHMVSSADWAVNYNPLHICALKDSSVIMSCTYKYPTGHQIRKVFWNKNLAKHREELADLSVDPEYSQRLQYLGDKRQNCTVRLSHVTKKDEHKYYFRFTTDKTRGKGTGNTGVRLSVTDLQLESPERVTEGDSVRLTCRSSCNLTDTPTFIWYRNSERLTEGTIGDKLILNPVRREDLGRYRCAVDGLTSPEVYLNVTYPPKSVSVSISGSAVIMSGDSVTLSCSSDSNPPAQIFWYKGIEYVEYGRIFNISRISSDDSGEYKCRAYSESGDKYSDPVTLNVQYPPRNVSVSINGSAVIMSGDSVSLMCISDSNPPALNFSWFKENQSSAVGSGQSFSAVQSGRFYCEAHNPHGAQRSAAVTVTVKGHSLILYASIGVGCGAAVVIMMLLICMSRMKKRHNTEQSQMNESRPHHDTSNYYCDNSTDSEYANISMKTFKPHHDTCTDSDDDFTDPVYGNIMISEYSPY from the exons ATGCTCATGAATGTTGGTGAAACAG gtgtTGCTATGGTGATGTTGATCAGAATGGCTCCTCTTCCTCTGATCTTCCTGTTTGCTGTTCACA TGGTTTCTAGTGCTGATTGGGCTGTGAATTACAACCCCTTACACATCTGTGCACTAAAAGACTCATCAGTGATAATGAGCTGCACTTATAAATACCCTACTGGACATCAGATCAGGAAAGTGTTCTGGAACAAAAACCTTGCAAAACATCGAGAAGAGCTTGCAGATCTGTCTGTGGACCCTGAATACAGTCAGAGGCTTCAGTATCTGGGAGATAAACGGCAGAACTGCACCGTCAGACTGAGTCATGTGACAAAGAAAGATGAACACAAGTATTATTTCAGATTCACTACTGATAAAACAAGAGGAAAAGGGACTGGTAATACAGGAGTGCGTCTCTCTGTCACAG atCTTCAGCTGGAGTCTCCTGAGAGAGTGACAGAGGGAGATTCAGTCCGTCTGACATGTAGAAGCAGCTGTAATCTGACTGACACACCAACATTCATCTGGTACAGAAACTCAGAGAGATTGACTGAAGGAACTATTGGAGACAAACTCATCCTCAATCCAGTCAGAAGAGAAGATTTAGGCAGATATAGATGTGCTGTAGATGGACTCACATCACCTGAGGTCTATCTCAATGTCACCT ATCCTCCAAAGAGCGTTTCAGTGTCCATCAGTGGATCTGCTGTAATAATGTCTggagattcagtgactctgagctgcagcagcgactcaaaccctcctgcaCAAATCTTCTGGTATAAAGGAATAGAATATGTTGAATATGGAAGAATCTTCAACATCTCCAGGATCAGCTCTGATGACAGTGGAGAATACAAGTGTAGAGCCTACAGTGAAAGTGGAGATAAATACTCTGATCCTGTGACTTTAAATGTCCAGT ACCCCCCCAGGAACGTCTCAGTGTCTATAAATGGATCTGCTGTAATAATGTCTGGAGATTCAGTGAGTCTGATGTGCATCAgtgactcaaaccctcctgctCTGAACTTCAGCTGGTTTAAGGAGAATCAAAGCTCAGCTGTTGGATCTGGACAGAGTTTCAGTGCAGTACAGAGTGGACGCTTCTACTGTGAGGCTCACAATCCACATGGAGCTCAGAGATCAGCCGCCGTCACTGTCACTGTTAAAG GACATTCGCTAATATTATACGCATCTATTGGAGTGGGTTGTGGAGCTGCAGTTGTCATTATGATGTTGCTGATTTG cATGAGCAGGATGAAGAAGAGACATAATACAGAGCAGTCTCAG ATGAATGAGTCCAGACCTCATCATGACACAAGCAATTATTACTGCGATAATTCGACTGACTCTGAGTATGCAAATATAAGT ATGAAGACTTTTAAACCTCATCATGACACATGTACAGACTCTGATGATGATTTCACTGACCCTGTGTATGGAAACATAATG